Genomic segment of Primulina tabacum isolate GXHZ01 chromosome 11, ASM2559414v2, whole genome shotgun sequence:
GTGGAGCGTATTTTTCGAGTTGTATTCTTGGACCCAGAGAGCCCTAATCCTGTAAAGCACGTTTTTCATCATTTCATGTTACGTTTCTGGCTTCATGTTTGCTCATCTTTGCATCTTATGGAATCATTTGTGAATCTAGGCACTTGAAAAACTGAAGCGTCAGTTGGCTGAAGCTGATGCTGCAATAGAAACTCGGAAAAAGCCTCCAGCTACCACAGCTACTGGAATGGTGGGGGAAGGCCTTGTTATAGATGAATGGGTATCCATTTTTTTGTGTATACTGTTTACCTGTTTGTGCTAGTATGCCTCTGATACTATTTTTCAGCTGTTAAATATTATGCAGTGCcgcaaatttatttatttattttttaatctttATTGTTCAGAAAGAGCGTAGGGAGAAATATCTGGCACGGCAGCAGTTTGAGGCTGTAGATGCTGCGTAGCATTGTTCGTTCTTCAGTGGTTGGCCTAATGCATCTGATCTCCCCCTTCAGTGGACTTCTGGGAATATTTCCAACTCGGTCTATTGGTTTGTTGGATGTACCCGAAGTAAAATGTTCCAAATTTGTAGATTGAGTCGAgatcagttttttttttgtgtggcAACATTAGACTGTCACAAAAGATGATCCTTTTCGTTAATACATTCTTGCCTGTAAATATTGTTTTGTTTTGCAAGAATTATTGCTGTTCCGGTCAACTCCGACAATTATGTCCAGCAAAAGAGGTTCAGACCTGCATTGGTTTGTACTTATTCTTTGTTTTACCCACGTGCATGAACGAAACACAAATGTCAGAGATCAAATTTTTTCTCTGTCAATGATACATATTGACAATGAAAAAGATTAACTCACGGTAGCAGCAGCACTTCCTATTAGCAAGACCAaaccaataaaataaaataataaaaagagaCCCACAACTGCACTGTACACATAAAAAGTGGGAACTTTGGTAAAACATGACCATCCatcaaaatccaagaattgAATCAGCAGCTAACATATAAAACCATGACCCGATTAACTGCTCTGCTTAAAGAGGCGTATACGATGATGTTATAAGAAATCATATGTTCTCCGGCAACTGAAATTTCTGCGAGCCAAAGATCTGGTGAGACGCACTTTCCACGAAGACAGCAACCCCACATTTGGCTGAAATGAAACCTTCCCACAGGGGAAAATTGACAGTCCCGGAGATGGTTTTCTTTGCGGCGATGTCCTTAAATGAGCAGAGCTTCTCCAGCCTCCGGACAACGTAATCATTGGCCAAAACTCGACCTTTGTTGGGCCCGTTGGGACAATCTGTCACTAAGCTGCATTCGAACAAAGCAACCATAACATTGACAGCTTGGTGATCCACTTTTGTCCTCAGAGATCCTGTCAACGAAACTTGTAAGGAATCCGATGCTGGCTTCTGGAACGTCGCCTGTcagaaaaaaaagaaaggaaTTTTCAATGTTAAAACATTTGTAGATACAGGATATTTGATGGATATTTACAGCTATCGGTCCTGGATTGTGACCTGGAACGTGGGAGCAGTTACTCGGGGTGCGTCTGCAATGGCGGATATGAGCGCTTCTGAATCATAACCCACACATTGAGCCGTTCCCTGAATCACGATTTGGGGGGTGAACATTGTATCCATATTAAGGTTCTCGACGTAGGCCTTTTGCCTGACGGTCCACTGGCTAGACCCAAATGGATCTTTCCAACCCATGTAATCCCAGTAATCTACATGGTAGGCCAACAATATCAAGGGCACATCTAGGTTGAAATCTCCCCTCCCCAGCCGTGAAAAGAGCGTCTCCGCCTCCGGAGATGTGGCGCAGCCCTGTGATGTGAAGAGCTCTACCAACACGGGGCCACCTCTCCGCTGCTCCTCCGTCGTTAGATCCGCCGTCACATTGTCATCGTGACGTGAGGCGGTGGCGGATTTCCCGAAACAGCTGAAGAGACGGCGCGCCATCTCCGACGTAAGTTTGGTCCTATTGGTCTCTCTTGTGTTTGCTTCCTTTGGTGAAAATCGATACAGAGAGACGGGAGAGGGAAAATGTGAGTATTATGatgaaggaaaaagaaaaaagggtTGGAGAGGTTAATTATGTGTCAAATTCATTTCTAATAAATCTAATGAAGAGGTTAAATTTAATCATCTTTTCTTTAAGAATATCTaagtattattttattatatatacaaATTAAAAGAAAGTCCACATACGTAATGGACAGGTGGGATGCCAAATGCGTAACTGGGTGTCGTTTGTTCGGAGTTAGTCACACATTGTTTGTCAAAATTAGGTGGGTCGGGTCGCCTTTGTCGGAGCtgtataatttataatattttgaagATGAATCACTTTAGAATGTATTATACATAATTTTACTATtagacaaaaatttatgtgagacggtctcacatgtcgtattttgtgagacagatgttttatttgggtcatctatgaaaaaatattattttttatgttaaaagtattactttttattgtgaatattgataggATTGaccctgtctcacagataaagattcataagatcgtctcacaaaatatctaCTCTTATTAATATTGACAGCCAATTCTAACCTTACATGGTTATAACCATTTGTAATTTAAGAGAAAACCATATAATTAATGGTATGTATCCCTatgataattaattttttgtaactgtattcttattttttatatcaatactatatatatattattattaagtgtgaggatATGATAGTAACCATTTAAAAAGGATaccaactttttcttccaactttacccttatatgatactaatattacacttttgtttttttgttttgttttgtttttttaatttcaacacacacttttatttttattttttttatttctacaattcaaatatcaatttagtccctccataatttgtcaaatttcactttagtccatcgataatgataaaaaaatactGTACAAACACTCATAGCGTGTGTAGAGTAACTAGTATATATAAATACTAATCATGgcactaacttttatttttaaatttttatgaaaatatttaaaatttaataaagagattagaaaaaaaaacaaagaagcaAAATAACATTAATTGTCGAAAACTATTTACAAAAATACCCAAAACTCTACAATTTAACGAAAACTAACAAAATCCAAAAGAAGTAAAACACCGTGCCCGTGACATAGAAAAATCAGAATTAAATTAAGTGTGAAATTGCACACGATTGCCACGTAATTTCCGTGAATGTTAATTTTAGATGTATCTACACAATGCAACACCGCCAAAAACGTATCCACAAAGTATCGCCAGGCGTCGTGGGTTCAGCCATCCCTTTTTTGTACATTACTGCCATTTGCTGGCATGCCATGCCCACAAtttcaataaatataatatatgacATAATCTATACATTAAAAAAGAATATTCCAGAGGTGTCCtaaaacttcaaacaaatgacTCAACGTCGTCTTTGCATGCTATATCATTAGATTCAATAGTGACatgatttcattaaaattacAACTCGCTTtgggaaatttttttaaaaaaatgcaaaaaaagGGGTGGATTAGTAATCAATACGAGATTTAAATGAATCCTGATTGTAGGCAAGAGAGTACGTATAGGCATCTTGCAAATTAAATCATGTGGTTGCACAGAAAAATTCTACAATATGTGTTGTTCGGATGATGATGTTGGCCCAACTTTAATTCTTTGGCGTATTAGAGAATGATGTCACAGAGCATCATATGCATGTACACACCACAAAAAATGGAATCTTAATCTACTCGGCTACCTCATTGGtccacacacacatacacacacacacacacacacacacacacatatatatatatatatatatatatatatatgttaggATATCGAAGATAGGAAGAGTAAAATCAAGAAACGTTTGTTAATTGTTTTCTTTGAAAATCTTCAGTATGTTGGAAGGAAAGGCAGTGATTGGTGAGACTGATATGCTTCAGACCATGCAACAAGATGCTCTAGATTTGGCTGCAAAAGCACTTGATTTCTTCGACGTCACAGAAGCCACTGAAATTGCCCGATCTATTAAGAAGGTAACCattgtttgtttttttccttttcctttttctaaCTCATATCGTCTAACTAATATTATTCAATAGTAGTTCtaaggaaaaaaattattttaaattttatattttgtctGTCAAATTCCAACATTAGTTTGTTATTTTTGATTTTTCTGGGTTATTTTAATTACAGGGATTTGATACGATGTATGGACCAGGTTGGCAATGTATTGTAGGAAAGGACTTTGGTTCGTTTGTCACACATTGTTACGGTTGCTTCATACATTTTTGTGTTGGGAGCCTTGCTATTTTACTCTTCAGAGGATCGACGGGACTAGAATTCGAGGGAGATCATGAATTCCCGACTTTGAAGAGCATTGCCTAAAGTCGTAGTTCAAAAACGCGTTTCTCTTCAGTCCGTGTATGTATTATACGCCTTAACGAACCCGTGATGTCTATCTAATTGTAAGCCACAAGATCGAGGTCCTTTTCAGCTGTGCAAATCTTCAAATGTATTTGGTACTTAATTACACCAATAGTTTTGGATTATTCAATATTATACACGATGAATTCTATCTTTTTACAAATTTTGTGCAATAAATTCACTAATCGTATCTCGAAaagtaaaattaataatttttcatggatgactaaAATAGAAATTTATCACGAAATTAACCGTCTCACGTGACTTTCGGTGATTGATTATTGCCCAAATGTATTGAACACGTTGGATCTATACCTCCTGCCATGGTTGAATTAACCTTTGCAAAATGATATGGTAGATAATCAGTTGAAATAAAGTgttcaaattaaatatttattaaatttctcTGCCAAAATTAGTTTAAACAGACTAGGCTAGAGGCCAGAAGTGCAATTACAACCTTGGAAAATTGGTACGTACATGGTAAAAGGATACTACCTTTCATCCAACAATCCCAGTGTATTTGGAGTCGTGGAGTCCATGGTAGAAGAGCATAAGTCGAATCGAACGAGAACAACATGAAAAGTCTTTTTAACTACTCGGtggaaataaagaaaaaagtgAATATTCTGCACTTTTGAAATGGCTACAATTTTTGTTCAATTATTAATACCAATTTtccaataaaattttcttaaaaatgctCCATCAATTTGACTtacggcaaaaacttgtgtgagacggtctcacagatcatattttgtgagacggatctcttatttgggtcatcaatgaaaaagtattattttttatgctaagagtattacttttgattatgaatatcggtaggattgatccgtcttacagataaagattcttgAGACTgcctcacaagagatctactttTGACTCAcaagtcatatatatatatatatataggggtGAATAGTTTCGGTGATGTTTTTTTAATATTCTCAAATTGCACTTATACTAACATATTAATAAAGTGTCAAATTTCTAATGTAAAATGTTTGTAGCTTAGTAGATAAATAGATAAAGCATGCTATTCTTAAACAAAGGTTGCAGGAAAATTACGATTTAATCCTTTCACAATTATGATATAATCTTCattgaaatataaattaaatcaattataaaaaaaacttttttgaGTGCAAAAGAACGCTAGCGTGTATAAATAGAGAGGTAGTATAACACAATTATAGTGTGATACAAACATGCAACGCGTGGAAACGAAAgccgagatatatatatatatatatatatatatatatatatatagaaaagcCTTTAACAATTCGATGAATTTACTAGGATACATTTCGCATAAATTCATATATAAACTCATAAAAACACAaaattagaaattaaaatcatccTGATTCGGCTTAGGCGAGGTTAACAGCGCCGTGTAAAGCCTGAGCCTGTCCTCGCCAAGCGAAGAGCTCCTAGACAATGGCCTCCTCGGCCGAATAAACGAAAGAGATGTAAGCGTCAGCCGATGCTTATATCTCCTCCAGGCCAATTGAATGGCCACAGCTGCCCATGTTCTCCATCCAGGAGAGTAGTAACGAGCACTTCTCTTAACTTTTTCATTCACAAATGTGTACCGAAAATGTTGGGTCACATACTTTACATCATCCGCTTCGAGCCCAAAAGCTTCGGTTGTTTCGAGAGTCACGAGCGTAGATGAAGATGGTGGAAGCCTTTCGATGAAGGGCCTTCGTAGACACCATGAGAGGAGCTCATCTCCACTGAAGTTTCCGGGGCCTAACATGCAGCAACTCTTTACGCCGTCGCGCAGAACTTGGCTGCTTTGGAGATGACCTCTTACTATGAATATCATCCTTTGAACTGGATCTCCTTCTCGTGTTATCTTCCCAACAAGAAAGAGAGTATATACTTATTAATTAATGAAGAATATATATGTCTATTGATTGATATATATTGTGtggaaatatttattttatgttcTTCAATCAACGGTTGGCACAATATATGCTTGTTAATTTACAATATCTTATAACTTTTTACTATTTTACACTCACAATTTCTCCTTTTGTGAATATGAGGGACTTGACCCGATCACAGATATTCTCCAGGACCAAGTTATCCATGTGCTGGAACAAAGGGACCTGAAACAGTTCCATTAATTAATTTGAATAGATTTAAAAAGGAAACCAATTTTTctgataattattaaaaaattacctGTCTAACTAAATCTAAACACAGATGATATTTGATGTCTCTCCTTAGTCCTTCAGGCAGATTTCGAGTCATCTCGCATTCATCTACTCCGCGCACTGCTGCCCAACGTTGCCTTTCGTAGTTCCTCACCCTTTGCCTAAACGACACTGGCAGTTGTCTCTTTCTCATCCACCACTCTATGTTCCTCATCTTCAGTTGCATTGCTTGTTTCTTTGACGTGGTCGCATGCAGGAACACCTGATAATATCATTTAATGTGGCCATCTGTATcaaattttcattaattaatattagtgAAGAAATTAAAAGAGGATTATTTAACTTTGATCACCTTGATGTTACCGATCAACATTGTGACCAGAATTAGACCAGTGGTCAGCACAATGATGATAAAAACAAGTTCTAGCCAATCCGTAGTGCTCTCCAAATTCCCAAATGTACTGTTCCATTAATCACAAAGAGTGAAATTAATTTACGTAATGGTTATCacaataatttttattcaataaCTGTATATTATTTACCTGAGAGTCATGAGACCCCAGAAGATTGGAAACATTATCTTCTCCAAACGATTCTCATTCGTAACGAGCTGAACCGTCCATTTATAAGCTCCGTAGGCCACATTGTCATAGTTTTGGAGGCAAGTGGATCTTGCGTTGGTGTTTTCGCCCCATATGAATCGTGCTCTATCCGTTATCAAATTTGTTGTTCCATAATAAATGGGTTGTTGGCAAGTCATCATTCTGAGGTGGCAGTCTTTTGTAACCATGCATTGCTCCTTCAAGCACTTTGCGGCCCTTTGTATGCCTAGCAAGTACCAGCATGCTCCCACAGCCTGCAAGTCATTGGCATCATTTCgtcttagaattttattttagaCATGTTCAGGGGACGTTTAATTCTCAATAaacttttcaattatttatcgATTCCGAGATAATTGCGTAAAATAATTGGGTTATACACAAGAGCAAGCTTTTACATACATGAGATGCCACAAAATACGCAATCATGTTGAGAGCAATGCCCCACCAAACAGTTCCGAAAATATAGCCGGACAGATTCTGCATGCGTCGCAACAGGCAAACCGAATGGTAGATTTTGGGCACATACTGGAAGATAAATGTTACTAATAGTACTGTCATCACCACCGTTGTTGATCCTTTATCCAACATCTTGGGGATCGCCACCCACATTAGCATCTGAAAATTCATTTATTTCCCCAAACATTACTGGCCATCACTATGTTCCAATGCTTTTACAAATCCAACAATAAATTTGTTTAAATTTGTTCAATTCCTAGTCTCTATGTGACTTACACAACAGATACAATTGTATACTTATGCAATAAATAAAGGAAGATACCCTTTTATGCCAAATCCAACGCCTTAATACATTTGGGGTCATAAGGTTCACATATCCAGACATGGACCCGACGACTTCAAATGTATTGTGACCGTTGGGTCTAATAAAATGTTATTGTCCTTACGCTAGCTAGTTTTGAATTTTCCAATTCAACCTAAGGGTATGTTGGTATAAAATTCTAGTGACGAGGAAATCAGAAGAGGTGCAAAACCGATTTCTTGATCATTTTGCAGCCAAAATGATAACTTTCACTTGATTGAAAACTCACCAAAATATATTGATGATATGTCTTAATCCTAAACACTTGGTTTCAAGGTTATTTTTCAAAGATGCACATATTTGTTAACCAAACCCTTAATTAGCTTacttaaaaatgaattttgtaATATCTTCATTATGAAAACaatgtaaataaaatataattatgtgTACATATcgacatatttaattaatggcttcatgaattattgtacactccaaatttgtatttttgtttttcGTTTTTAAATGATAATGTGTTAATtagttatattatatttaaataaatgtgTGGACATTTACGAGCAGGCCCAGGTCACATGAACTCTAATGAACTGCGCAATGGGTACGATAGTATGCCAGTTATTTCTGCATGCATAGTAAATGTGATTCTCACTCCTACTGCATACAAACAATTCAGATGACATGCCGGATTCTTTACCTCACAAGAACCACTCAATACATCCAAACATTAGTCCAGGCAATTTGGCAGCACCCCCGCTGAGTATGTCACACAACTATTTCTGATAAGTGCCAGAAAAAGGAATCTTCTTACCTGGGGCAATGGAAGGATGATGAATAGATCAAGAAGGAAACCCTTTTTACCCTTCAAATATTTCGACGCGATGGATCGAGGGGTGGTGGAATTGACATCATGCAACTGGGAGTCACTCCTCCTGGGGGGGACCCCGGTGCTGCGGAGGTTCATCTTGAGCTGCAGCCACATGTTCCACAAGTGCAAGGCATCGGTCGTGGTGCGGAGAACGGTGACTGTGACAGCGAACCACCCGTCAACGAAGAGGCACATGCAGTTCTCGCTTACGGAAAGGGCGTAGAAGAAAAGCGGATCCACGAACAAGCCAGCGGCGGATACCAGGAGGAATATCCTGTTCCATTCTTGAACCCATCTTGCCCTAGGGTCCAGAACGTTGCCCCAGAACCACCCCTCATGACGTCTCCGCCCATTGCAGACGATAAAGCTTTTACAACAGTCTGGATTGATGTCTTGCTCCTCCTCTTGGTTcacctcctcctccacctcttCATCATCCACTTCTTCTTCGGAATAAAAATCAGTCTCGTTGCCGACATCGGTATGACTAATCCGTTCTCGCACATGGCTCTCCATGGCTGACGGATTAATCTTTaactaattttgttttttttttcagaacACGATGGATGATAAACTGGGGGGACAATGCATGCTTGGAGACAAGGTGCATCATATAGCATTTAAGATCTGAAGAATGAACGACTTAATTTGGTGAATACCATTTGGTTAACTGACCACTATACCCTTGTGGTTGTATATATAGGCATATCTTTAATTCTTTTATATGTAATAATAAGATTTCGGAAAATCTTGATCCATTCGATGTCATCTTAGCACTTTAttggaaaataattaaaacccaaaaaatatatatctaaccaaaataaacataaatacaaaatacaatattaaaaatgtaatattctcttaattttttaaatataataaagatACACAAAAATCGTAACAAGTTAATCAAATATCTAAATCCACTTAGAAGTGATCCAATTGTCAAACTAATACTGTTCAAAGAAACATTTCACCACGTATATTGTTCGAGCATGAAATATGTTGGTCTCTATACCTTACATTCAacttaattataattaattgatttgaaaatgaaataaagtcgatccaaattaaaattatatattaatcgTGGATATATGTCACGAGTCGAGAGGAGCTTGAGGGAAGTGAGCATAGGCCACAACGCACCAGAGGTGCACTTAGGAGATTGGTAGACTTTATATCAGAGTAACAATTGTATAGCATTTGTGGAAGAATTTGTAAAAAACGGGGAGTAAATTTTAGGAAGCAAAAGACGTTTATAGCTTGGATATCGTAagtcaaaaagaaaaaaagagaaagaaaacTTGTTTGCATATAAAtacaagaaataaaagaaaatggggCCTATCCTTGAATTCAAGTTCCATTAACTCTTCTGTATTCATGTAACTTCTCTGTGAACTTCTATTCTTAGGTGCTAACCTGCAGGTGGATCTGATCTACCGAAGCGGTGTTCTAACAATGTACATCGTAATTTAATGTCTGACAATTCTTGTGTGGATTGAAACATTTGATGTGAAATGTATCATATGAATCCATTTTACATGATTTTggtttgttttatttattatggCTTAAATTTAGGAATTGAATTGAATATCATGTTTTTGACATGATCACCTAAGTTTAGATCTTAATAAATGTCAGGGGTAAAATGGGAAATTAAATAGTTGAAAAGGTACTTGGTGTTGAGGTTGATAAATGCGTGAAAGGACATgaatccccatattctcatatAAGTTCGAACAACACAGGTTCGATGTAGTTTCCTCGTTTTTGTTGGTTTGCATTCATTATTTGTAAGAATAATatgtatacatatatgtataCTATTACTTCTTTCTATTATTTGGCTTCATTTGTGGGACTGCTCGGAGAAGTACGTATCATATCAAATTGTATAGGACCAAAGATACTCTAGTCTACACTACACCATAGTCGTTGGATGGACTCCAACCCTCGATGATATTGTGCACAACACCAGATCCAAACAAATGAGACAAATATGTGTGACTGAATTTTTTTATAGCATATAGTTATAAAAGACTTCTGatttaatatatgatgataAATTCATTCAATCTACGAAATTAAGTGCTTGATTGGTTGATTTTATTCACTGACTTGTGTATTTGTGCTTTGGTAGGACTACCATGAATCTCTGGCAAGAGGCACCCCACCCCAGAGTTCACGTACGAGATGTGAAAGTAGAAAATTAGGTAGAACTACACCAAAATTTTGTTTCCCCAAATGCCAATTCACTTGGACTTTACTTAAGCTGCTCCATCCAAAAAACTTGTTTTTCCATAGTAAATCTTTAAACCGGAGTTACCTTCATCATCATTCGACACGGTCCAATTTTAAaactatatacatatatatatatatatatatatatatatatatatatatatatatgagtaggtttattgtgagacggtttcatgaaactttatctgtgagacgagtctactttaccgatattcacaataaaaagtaatacttttatcataaaaagtaatactttttcaaggatgacccaaataagagatctgtttcacaaaacacgacccgtgagaccgtctcacacaagtttttgccaatatatatacacaccgataattaaatctcaattttaatatatatatttaatttaatgggTTGCACACAGCCATGGAAATATCACAAAAATGGCTGCGGCTTGCCAACCAACTCTTAGACGGATTTGGCATAAACCTCTTTCTACGAGAGAGCGTGAGTTCTATTTTcatgttaattaaaaataatcaacacCCTCAAATAATTGTGATAGTTATatatactaaataaataaataaatggttGTGGGTTACATActgatattataatattatattaaaaaaaggaTACTGAATCTGCAAATTTACAATAATTCCAGGCTACGTTTGGTTTGgaggataaaataaactaatgattagtacgtaaatgataaaaaaatgattGTGATAGAAATATAAtacataatataaaattctattttgtttggtatgatttttaaatgtgggataattttgaattttttgatgaaatgacaaaattgtcattttctttttttttccttctttactCCAGCGGCAGCGACGGTGT
This window contains:
- the LOC142518073 gene encoding uncharacterized protein LOC142518073; translation: MARRLFSCFGKSATASRHDDNVTADLTTEEQRRGGPVLVELFTSQGCATSPEAETLFSRLGRGDFNLDVPLILLAYHVDYWDYMGWKDPFGSSQWTVRQKAYVENLNMDTMFTPQIVIQGTAQCVGYDSEALISAIADAPRVTAPTFQATFQKPASDSLQVSLTGSLRTKVDHQAVNVMVALFECSLVTDCPNGPNKGRVLANDYVVRRLEKLCSFKDIAAKKTISGTVNFPLWEGFISAKCGVAVFVESASHQIFGSQKFQLPENI
- the LOC142518021 gene encoding cyclic nucleotide-gated ion channel 4-like; the protein is MESHVRERISHTDVGNETDFYSEEEVDDEEVEEEVNQEEEQDINPDCCKSFIVCNGRRRHEGWFWGNVLDPRARWVQEWNRIFLLVSAAGLFVDPLFFYALSVSENCMCLFVDGWFAVTVTVLRTTTDALHLWNMWLQLKMNLRSTGVPPRRSDSQLHDVNSTTPRSIASKYLKGKKGFLLDLFIILPLPQMLMWVAIPKMLDKGSTTVVMTVLLVTFIFQYVPKIYHSVCLLRRMQNLSGYIFGTVWWGIALNMIAYFVASHAVGACWYLLGIQRAAKCLKEQCMVTKDCHLRMMTCQQPIYYGTTNLITDRARFIWGENTNARSTCLQNYDNVAYGAYKWTVQLVTNENRLEKIMFPIFWGLMTLSTFGNLESTTDWLELVFIIIVLTTGLILVTMLIGNIKVFLHATTSKKQAMQLKMRNIEWWMRKRQLPVSFRQRVRNYERQRWAAVRGVDECEMTRNLPEGLRRDIKYHLCLDLVRQVPLFQHMDNLVLENICDRVKSLIFTKGEIITREGDPVQRMIFIVRGHLQSSQVLRDGVKSCCMLGPGNFSGDELLSWCLRRPFIERLPPSSSTLVTLETTEAFGLEADDVKYVTQHFRYTFVNEKVKRSARYYSPGWRTWAAVAIQLAWRRYKHRLTLTSLSFIRPRRPLSRSSSLGEDRLRLYTALLTSPKPNQDDFNF
- the LOC142518484 gene encoding uncharacterized protein LOC142518484, yielding MLEGKAVIGETDMLQTMQQDALDLAAKALDFFDVTEATEIARSIKKGFDTMYGPGWQCIVGKDFGSFVTHCYGCFIHFCVGSLAILLFRGSTGLEFEGDHEFPTLKSIA